The following nucleotide sequence is from Pseudoalteromonas xiamenensis.
TTTGGGGTTAATTTACGCTATAGGCGACACGACTCAAGAACAGTACGCTGTTGATCACAGTGCATCTATCGCCTTGATCAATCCAAAAGGCGAGCTTACGGCTATTTTTAAGCCAGAATTCTCCGTTGGCCAAGTCCCATTGGTCGATAAATCTAAATTAGTCAAAGATTTTGACAGCATTTCTTCGCAATATTGATCTTCCTCACTCAAATTAACTGATTTACTGCGTATTATTGTGCTAACACGTTAATTGTTTTTAGCTTTTCAATGATCTTTTGTGGCAATTTTACGATCTCAGTCTAAGCTAATTTTATATAAAACTTTTACAAGGAAAGTGCAGCACTCATGTTAAAACTTCCTTCAGAATTAGCAGTTTCGCACGTGGAAGAATTACATCAGCAGCTCTTGCATGAAATTCACGATGTGCGGGATATAACCGTTGATGTTTCTGACGTTATTCGAGTCGATACGGCGACGGTTCAATTGCTTTGTGCGTTACAAAAACAGTTACTTTCTGTCGGACATAAAGTGGTTTGGCATGGGAAAAGTGAAGCACTTAGT
It contains:
- a CDS encoding STAS domain-containing protein translates to MLKLPSELAVSHVEELHQQLLHEIHDVRDITVDVSDVIRVDTATVQLLCALQKQLLSVGHKVVWHGKSEALSESVKDLGLSEFLNLQIEL